A genome region from Bradyrhizobium sp. WSM1417 includes the following:
- a CDS encoding universal stress protein → MFKSILVPIDLADTDLAKPAIATAATLSETWSGVVRLLNVLPMTPVMLAEYVPADFDEQQRQTSEEALAIVARESGIEPSRISSVVRQGGIYHEILEEAVHMKADLIVMTSHRPAMRTYFLGSNAGHVVRYAKCSVLVVRH, encoded by the coding sequence ATGTTCAAGTCCATCCTCGTGCCCATCGACCTCGCCGACACCGACCTGGCCAAGCCGGCGATCGCGACCGCGGCAACGCTGTCGGAGACCTGGAGCGGCGTGGTGCGCCTGCTCAACGTGCTGCCGATGACGCCGGTGATGCTGGCCGAATACGTGCCGGCCGATTTTGACGAACAGCAGCGCCAGACCTCGGAAGAAGCCCTCGCCATCGTCGCACGCGAGTCCGGCATCGAGCCTTCCCGCATCTCCAGCGTGGTGCGCCAGGGCGGCATCTACCACGAGATCCTGGAGGAAGCCGTGCACATGAAGGCCGACCTGATCGTGATGACCTCGCACCGGCCGGCGATGCGCACCTATTTCCTGGGCTCCAATGCCGGGCATGTCGTGCGCTACGCAAAATGCTCGGTGCTGGTAGTGAGGCACTGA